In the Leishmania panamensis strain MHOM/PA/94/PSC-1 chromosome 30 sequence genome, one interval contains:
- a CDS encoding hypothetical protein (TriTrypDB/GeneDB-style sysID: LpmP.30.1890), whose product MPSAQSLSERQRHARFSLLPSSTAFLSFDVLEWIPSKDSASGELLALRPARGVASEHRYNSSASVASRERRVHPRDCSAFESSVGSWACFRTLSCYGDILVLEDAQSVDVSAAHRHEYTWQQGPSCLPLEGEVNASFGASTDHRPMPASVSHNATHIGTDIVPREALLTTRRLGRPAHRQHHPTHEIPMRDVHSVRRHSFQTPISLLFDARGHLISERESSDTAARSDRAKWLVPRRRHHRNGSSPKVSSLQWRYELWGPVGVTFTLRGGRRIFLAFASAQHAEQIEKLLIRFATGAKLSREEQRCHFNQRNNTDASASVLQMPARSADDDMPYAASAGEVFVAPLSPGVLQRTSLQSFTSEREASLRKAPATPASPRVDTASPSTWAFAAHSLVSSTPAGLPPQTVVFARGNSLLGLSGTATASHEVGCAPAWETRCGSSKPPGRGYLYCRPWGEASRYRRYYLKMSTTAGMSHIAHLSRHRLRLWQRLQQAFGNDKHSVWLDLRRTSVSPSTAHENLLLLAPQVESFTQHKNVELLGSGVTLVGPASKSSAARAARRREPELCTGRPVVFEALAKSPEERTLWLAWFCSHGATVPTPVSDVQMGDSADVLPTPEASAVFRQLGGAELFTTSPAIGAEQNAFLSNTADRWVSSWETSTLSVETFPSAKPLGIGTPRLPLKEPSEGQRGGLRAPAEAIAAPRLSPPFPEDLSKASSSLRKSLLASGKHVSRRAHVQPPPALAFSTGDRKGSEAELSIVVEDDDLDKVALYPETAVPHSAGRLMRSDSATVDHVVAPLCRTPAPPLLAEAARWPRSSSERAAEAPNIIAVAEEKPKTDHTVTSNGPSAAPMYLEDTASSELSSPERSDESPPQLLATTEKSPRPSSSISTPQDGSNSPKQYNKSETHRGHSETPLEPTEAAQRATCTASSTVALVTSQPSRPATTTDGGATPAPLKASLTVAASTSFPAEQYQDRSGCLNSGSTPPRTVKPEAAFFTATSVEVSFTTLSQQMRPTSNRISSTGAQPSAAPPAALRRTMEKPTGTSSSGRMDHQLCDESVISGLRHGARVIQDTSTSSSPAPSSRESLVKGDGDTHDARVSEMSSLSPLAPERGLLPSSSSVVDLRLLQFLEARVSETSDDQAGSCRGSCRRGGGTPIRLASTPFDLHVVPSS is encoded by the coding sequence ATGCCATCGGCGCAGTCTCTGTccgagcggcagcgacacgcgCGCTTCTCACTGTTGCCGTCATCAAcggcttttctctctttcgatGTGCTGGAGTGGATCCCAAGCAAGGACAGCGCCAGTGGTGAGCTGCTCGCGCTTCGTCCTGCCAGGGGTGTCGCCTCTGAGCACCGCTACAACAGTAGCGCGTCTGTGGCTTCTCGTGAGAGGCGAGTCCACCCGCGCGACTGCAGTGCTTTTGAGTCTTCTGTTGGCTCGTGGGCGTGCTTCCGGACACTCTCCTGCTACGGCGATATTCTTGTGCTCGAGGATGCGCAGTCTGTCGACGTCAGTGCCGCTCACCGGCACGAGTACACGTGGCAACAGGGGCCAAGCTGTCTGCCGTTAGAGGGTGAGGTGAACGCCAGCTTTGGTGCGAGCACAGATCACCGGCCGATGCCCGCCTCCGTCTCCCATAATGCTACCCATATCGGTACTGACATAGTCCCCCGAGAGGCCCTTCTCACCACACGGCGCTTAGGTCGGCCAGCACATCGGCAGCACCATCCTACGCATGAGATTCCGATGCGGGATGTCCACTCCGTGCGTCGCCACTCCTTTCAGACGCCAATATCACTTCTATTCGACGCGAGGGGTCACCTCAtcagcgaaagggagagcagcgacacggcGGCTCGCAGTGATCGCGCGAAGTGGCTTGTtccgcggcgccgtcatcatcgcAATGGCAGTTCGCCAAAGGTATCGAGTCTGCAGTGGCGCTACGAGCTGTGGGGGCCTGTTGGCGTTACTTTCACTCTGCGAGGCGGTCGTCGCATATTCTTGGCCTTCGCGTCGGCACAACACGCGGAGCAGATAGAGAAGCTGCTGATCCGCTTCGCCACTGGCGCCAAGCTCAGTCGCGAAGAGCAGCGTTGTCATTTCAATCAGCGGAACAACACTGACGCATCCGCATCCGTTTTGCAGATGCCCGCGCGGTCTGCGGACGATGACATGCCTTACGCTGCGTCTGCAGGTGAGGTGTTTGTGGCGCCGCTCTCCCCTGGTGTTCTGCAGCGCACCTCTTTGCAGTCTTTCACCTCAGAACGCGAGGCCTCCTTGCGTAAAGCCCCAGCCACGCCGGCCTCGCCGCGAGTGGACACTGCATCCCCATCGACTTGGGCTTTTGCAGCCCACTCACTCGTCTCTTCCACACCTGCGGGGTTGCCGCCGCAGACGGTGGTTTTTGCACGAGGCAACTCGCTCTTGGGGCTCAGTGGTACCGCGACCGCGTCACATGAAGTGGGATGTGCGCCGGCATGGGAGACACGTTGTGGCTCTAGCAAGCCTCCCGGTAGGGGGTACTTGTACTGCCGCCCCTGGGGAGAGGCGTCGAGGTATCGGAGGTACTACCTTAAGATGTCTACTACAGCAGGCATGAGTCACATAGCTCACCTCTCGCGGCATCGCCTACGCTTgtggcagcgcctgcagcaagCCTTTGGAAATGACAAGCACTCCGTCTGGCTAGATCTGCGTCGCACCTCTGTCTCCCCAAGCACCGCACACGAGAATTTGTTGCTGTTGGCACCTCAGGTCGAGAGTTTCACGCAGCACAAGAACGTAGAGCTGCTCGGAAGTGGCGTGACACTTGTGGGCCCAGCGAGTAAGTCCTCtgccgcgcgcgctgcgcgtcGAAGAGAGCCGGAACTGTGCACTGGACGCCCTGTTGTCTTCGAAGCGCTTGCCAAGTCGCCCGAGGAGCGGACATTGTGGCTTGCATGGTTTTGCAGCCACGGTGCTACGGTGCCGACACCTGTCAGTGATGTTCAGATGGGGGACAGTGCTGATGTCCTGCCGACGCCGGAGGCGTCGGCGGTGTTTAGGCAACTCGGCGGTGCGGAACTTTTCACCACCTCACCCGCGATTGGAGCTGAACAAAATGCGTTTCTCTCAAATACGGCGGATCGGTGGGTGTCGAGCTGGGAGACATCGACCCTCTCCGTCGAAACGTTTCCTTCGGCGAAGCCACTGGGCATCGGCACGCCGCGCCTTCCGCTAAAGGAGCCGTCAGAGGGGCAACGAGGCGGGCTTCGAGCGCCTGCGGAGGCGATAGCGGCACCAAGGCTGAGCCCCCCTTTCCCCGAAGATTTGAGTAAagcgtcttcctctctgcgcAAGTCCCTCCTTGCATCTGGCAAGCACGTCAGCAGGCGAGCACACGTGCAGCCACCCCCAGCGTTGGCTTTCAGCACAGGTGACAGGAAGGGgagcgaggcggagctgTCGATTGTCGTCGAGGACGATGACCTTGACAAGGTGGCGCTGTACCCCGAGACCGCGGTGCCGCACTCAGCGGGCCGCTTGATGCGCAGTGATTCTGCAACGGTGGATCACGTGGTAGCTCCGCTCTGTCGTACGcccgcgccgcctcttctGGCTGAAGCTGCGCGTTggccacgcagcagcagtgagagGGCCGCCGAAGCGCCGAATATCATAGCCGTGGCGGAGGAAAAGCCGAAGACTGACCATACAGTCACTAGCAATGGTCCGAGCGCGGCCCCTATGTACTTGGAAGACACGGCGTCATCTGAACTCTCATCCCCCGAAAGGTCGGATgagtcgccgccgcagctgctcgcgaCGACCGAGAAATCGCCGCGGCCCTCCTCGAGTATATCCACACCGCAGGatggcagcaacagccccaAGCAATACAATAAGAGCGAGACTCATCGAGGCCACAGCGAAACACCGCTGGAGCCCACCGAGGCTGCACAGCGAGCGACCTGTACGGCATCTTCCACCGTGGCGTTAGTCACCTCACAGCCTAGCAGGCCTGCGACGACGACCGACGGTGGTGCAACGCCAGCGCCTCTCAAAGCTTCACTCACCGTTGCCGCATCGACGTCCTTTCCTGCGGAGCAATATCAAGACAGGTCTGGCTGTTTAAATAGTGGTAGTACACCACCTCGCACTGTAAAGCCGGAGGCGGCGTTTTTCACGGCTACGTCCGTGGAGGTCTCGTTTACTACGTTGTCGCAACAGATGCGGCCGACATCGAACAGGATTTCTTCAACTGGTGCCCAGCCCAGCGCTGCTCCCCCAGCGGCGCTACGGAGGACCATGGAGAAGCCGACGGGCACGAGCTCGTCAGGTAGGATGGACCATCAGCTGTGCGATGAGTCCGTAATAAGCGGACTTCGTCATGGGGCACGCGTTATACAGGACACTTCGACATCGTCCTCCCCCGCTCCATCATCGCGAGAGAGTCTGGTCAAGGGTGACGGAGACACCCATGACGCGCGGGTCTCTGAGATGTCTTCATTATCGCCTCTTGCACCGGAGCGCGGTTTACTGCCATCATCGAGCTCGGTGGTGGACCTGCGACTGTTGCAATTTCTCGAAGCCCGTGTAAGCGAGACGAGCGATGACCAAGCGGGTAGTTGCCGCGGCAGTTGccgccgaggtggtggtaCGCCAATCAGGTTAGCATCAACTCCGTTTGATCTTCACGTGGTGCCATCGAGCTAG
- a CDS encoding succinyl-coa:3-ketoacid-coenzyme a transferase-like protein (TriTrypDB/GeneDB-style sysID: LpmP.30.1880), whose product MHSDIGPLARDRQIAKVITSYVGENSVLAERLLNGEFEIEFCPMGTLVDRLRAAGAGLPAFYTPTGYGTAVSEGRLPVRFVPGNPMRVAEYSHPRETRQFGGRWCTLETALPADFALVRAWKADKRGNLVFRGTTQNFNLACAKASKVCIAEVEEIVECGELDPKTVHLPGVYVHRLVCPPSIRRAAEFVVERKAGLSSGTGKDALAARNIIARRAALEIKDGMTLNLGIGIPNLVVNYIPHEMDVVLQGENGLLGIGPYPLPEEVDPDVTNAGKQTVTMSKSGASLFDSAESFSMIRGGHLDLTMLGALQVSSSGDIASWWVPGKVLRAAMASEASGGGLRYAVASVLVWVREV is encoded by the coding sequence ATGCACAGTGACATTGGGCCGCTTGCGCGTGATAGGCAGATTGCGAAGGTCATCACTAGCTACGTTGGTGAGAACAGCGTCCTCGCAGAACGGCTCCTGAATGGCGAGTTTGAAATCGAGTTTTGCCCCATGGGCACGCTGGTGGACCGGCTGCGCGCCGCGGGTGCTGGGCTGCCCGCCTTCTACACCCCCACCGGCTACGGCACGGCCGTGTCGGAGGGTCGCCTTCCTGTGCGCTTTGTGCCGGGCAATCCCATGAGGGTCGCCGAGTACAGCCACCCGCGCGAGACGCGGCAGTTCGGCGGGCGGTGGTGCACGCtggagacggcgctgccagCGGACTTTGcgcttgtgcgtgcgtggaaGGCGGACAAGCGCGGCAACCTCGTGTTCCGCGGGACGACGCAGAACTTCAACCTTGCGTGTGCGAAGGCCTCGAAGGTGTGCAttgcggaggtggaggagattgTGGAGTGCGGGGAGCTGGACCCGAAGACGGTGCACCTGCCCGGCGTGTATGTGCACCGCCTGGTGTGCCCACCGAGCATCAGGAGAGCTGCCGAGTTCGTGGTGGAGCGCAAGGCTGGGCTCTCCTCTGGAACTGGCAAGGACGCCCTTGCAGCCCGCAACATCATAgcccgccgcgccgcgctcGAGATCAAGGATGGCATGACGCTGAACCTTGGGATCGGCATCCCCAACTTGGTGGTGAACTACATTCCGCACGAGATGGATGTGGTTCTGCAGGGGGAGAACGGGCTGCTCGGCATTGGCCCGTACccgctgccggaggaggTCGACCCCGACGTCACGAACGCCGGCAAGCAGACCGTCACGATGAGCAAGTCGGGCGCTTCGCTGTTTGACAGTGCCGAGTCCTTCAGCATGATCCGCGGCGGTCACTTGGACTTGACCATGCTGGGTGCCCTACAGGTctcgagcagcggcgacatcGCCAGCTGGTGGGTTCCCGGCAAGGTGCTGCGGGCCGCAATGGCAAGTGAAGcctcggggggggggttgcggTATGCTGTTGCCTCTGTGCTCGTGTGGGTGAGAGAAGTGTAG
- a CDS encoding hypothetical protein (TriTrypDB/GeneDB-style sysID: LpmP.30.1860): MPHANQKLLPIGCKMNDAAYPFRGEHRLADCINHGHTGVTKRTPTSIAMRISGSNLVIEQVKTPKGVELECELGIDGGIPRPVSLHQASAFMVPSDGHYYNLVAAVKVSGNPTKHYCRLTFNGSEGASVLRVRAPENCSPDAVYIVADGLRLWPTAGWFCIPIQAKECALVANLPVESAPSPPFSYIAAAPPFLPATSDKLTEKAPEMAIAGPLVAVDVPELETRINPPLIPNVGAFSLAESCAASMPSFVATALGFSLQLTGEDSSSAFGVGVATLPLSHRRAQTVQIVVTNAEGRVVLRQRSHVPALEPAAVCLYLTDDATGGLAVCTNPGSKLTVGGVPQADPSVAATLPRVVAEQVAVEQPNADGSVSKAVLHVAPKFEPAPLPVVALQHPQVQAQAQPESWVKELCEVLQTSNPEEQRRLVQNIHPSSISGMSIVNFMRDQLTRQPPVISFTVSRNGLEAVQCSGCSVTAAVGNDPVRQIPAFGSVALTPGKSAVLTATNMLTHRAASACQVQMGMWGAASSTSVTDSAGSPMQAGASADAKADTSLVSRLVDCLLHHKVSAPLVADELESMSTTSLSAQGRHMLTLLTSCLRSAAAAQAASTKAAAAAQESPEELFFTCGPGYLDNIYTAQPQYQLFGTVDYQAPQVLQQRGRIPAQGILEGEHRSFFIRITARDPTTGDIKAERTITVLGVRPAAESTSAAVEAPPPTERSDATAPTATKVPPESFAEEPLRGVGAAAAAAPVSMPEQQLVPGDVAAAIPYMDISLQAVGNDVQARILCHPHLRIVCDVDGVGGNTGLSDFVAKMLATRFHQVNLSLIDVRGNVVFQQKLGVPAMVSPRWGLALQQNGLSVDPEMGSLVTASIDRALERTLQGNFVSFDASVPRFVHLRKYHDTIHGICAGEVSLRLPGLTLPPELEEVTNIMRRRADGQVSDPQAKAELQQLRARCTASAVVALITAILDGWPTRGGATPPTSGRDSPSSRVFFRLTGTD, from the coding sequence ATGCCACACGCCAACCagaagctgctgcccatCGGCTGCAAGATGAACGATGCGGCCTACCCCTTTCGTGGGGAGCACCGTTTGGCCGACTGCATCAACCACGGGCATACTGGCGTCACAAAGAGAACCCCGACGTCCATTGCGATGCGCATTAGCGGATCCAATTTGGTAATCGAGCAGGTGAAGACGCCAAAGGGGGTGGAGTTAGAGTGCGAGCTGGGCATTGACGGCGGCATCCCACGACCGGTGTCGCTCCATCAAGCGTCTGCCTTTATGGTGCCCAGCGATGGTCACTACTATAACCTCGTGGCTGCTGTGAAGGTCAGTGGCAATCCGACGAAGCACTACTGCCGACTCACCTTCAATGGAAGTGAGGGCGCGagtgtgctgcgtgtgcgggcaCCGGAGAACTGCAGCCCAGATGCGGTGTACATTGTTGCGGACGGCCTTCGGCTGTGGCCAACGGCGGGGTGGTTCTGCATTCCCATCCAGGCGAAGGAGTGCGCTCTGGTTGCAAATCTCCCGGTTGAGAGTGCAccgtctcctcccttttcctacatcgctgctgctccaccatTTCTACCAGCAACCAGTGACAAACTTACTGAGAAGGCGCCGGAAATGGCCATAGCGGGACCATTGGTCGCAGTGGACGTGCCGGAATTGGAGACGCGTATTAATCCACCTCTCATCCCTAACGTGGGGGCGTTCAGCCTTGCTGAATCCTGCGCCGCATCGATGCCGAGTTTTGTCGCAACCGCGCTGGGCTTCAGCCTGCAACTGACCGGGGAAGACAGCAGTTCCGCATTTGGTGTCGGTGTCGCCACACTGCCGCTGAGTCACCGCCGAGCTCAGACAGTGCAGATCGTCGTCACCAACGCAGAGGGgcgggtggtgctgcggcagcgatcGCATGTGCCGGCACTGGAGCCTGCAGCCGTCTGTCTGTATCTAACTGATGATGCCACGGGTGGACTTGCCGTATGCACGAATCCGGGTAGCAAACTCACAGTCGGTGGCGTGCCGCAGGCGGATCCTTCGGTCGCGGCTACCCTGCCGCGCGTTGTGGCCGAACAGGTGGCTGTGGAGCAGCCAAACGCAGACGGCTCCGTCTCGAAGGCCGTGCTGCACGTGGCACCGAAGTTTGAGccggcccccctccctgtaGTGGCGTTGCAGCACCCGCAAGTGCAGGCACAGGCCCAGCCAGAGAGCTGGGTGAAGGAGCTGTGTGAGGTGCTTCAAACCTCGAACCccgaggagcagcgacgcctcgTGCAGAACATTCACCCCTCGTCGATTTCTGGCATGTCAATAGTAAATTTTATGCGTGATCAGCTCACCCGCCAACCACCTGTCATCTCCTTCACCGTCTCTCGTAACGGCttggaggcggtgcagtgcTCCGGCTGTTCGgttactgctgctgtcggcAACGATCCTGTGCGTCAGATTCCGGCCTTCGGCTCGGTGGCGTTGACGCCCGGCAAGTCGGCTGTACTGACAGCTACCAATATGTTGACGCACCGCGCCGCATCGGCGTGCCAAGTGCAGATGGGGATGTGGGGCGCTGCGAGCTCTACCAGCGTGACGGACTCGGCAGGGTCACCTATGCAGGCTGGCGCCTCGGCCGACGCCAAGGCGGATACCTCCCTGGTGAGCCGTCTTGTGGActgcctgctgcaccacaaGGTGAGCGCACCGCTGGTCGCCGACGAGCTTGAGAGCATGTCGACGACATCGCTTTCTGCACAGGGACGCCACATGCTTACACTCCTCACAAGCTGCCtacgcagcgctgccgcggcgcaggccGCCAGCACTaaagccgcagcagcggcccaGGAATCCCCGGAGGagctcttcttcacctgTGGACCGGGCTACCTGGACAACATCTACACAGCTCAACCGCAGTACCAACTGTTTGGTACTGTAGACTACCAGGCACCACAggtcctgcagcagcgcggccgTATACCTGCGCAAGGCATCCTCGAGGGTGAGCACAGATCCTTCTTCATCCGTATCACAGCACGCGACCCAACAACAGGGGACATTAAGGCGGAGAGGACGATCACGGTGCTCGGTGTTCGGCCCGCAGCGGAGTcgacctctgctgctgtggaagcaccaccgcccaccgaacgcagcgacgccactgCACCGACAGCTACAAAGGTACCACCCGAGTCGTTCGCTGAGGAGCCGTTGCGCGGAGtaggcgcagcagctgcggcggcacccgTTTCGATGCCGGAACAGCAGCTGGTCCCCGGCgacgtggcagcggcgattCCATACATGGACATCTCACTCCAGGCAGTGGGCAACGATGTCCAGGCGCGCATCCTGTGTCATCCGCATCTCCGCATTGTGTGCGACGTGGACGGCGTCGGCGGTAACACGGGCCTGTCTGACTTTGTGGCCAAGATGCTGGCCACCCGTTTCCACCAGGTCAACCTGAGCCTCATAGATGTGCGTGGCAATGTGGTGTTCCAGCAGAAGCTCGGTGTTCCAGCCATGGTATCGCCTCGGTGggggctggcgctgcagcagaacGGCCTCTCCGTAGACCCAGAGATGGGCAGTCTGGTGACTGCATCGATCGACAGAGCGCTGGAGCGGACGCTGCAGGGCAACTTTGTCTCCTTTGACGCGAGTGTGCCGCGCTTCGTGCATCTGCGCAAGTACCACGACACTATTCATGGCATCTGCGCCGGTGAAGTATCACTGCGCCTGCCTGGCttgacgctgccgccagagctggaggaggtgacgaaCATTATGCGGCGTCGTGCTGACGGCCAAGTCAGCGATCCACAGGCAAaagcggagctgcagcagctgcgtgctcGCTGCACCGCGTCGGCCGTTGTGGCACTGATCACCGCCATCCTCGATGGCTGGCCTACGCGAGGTGGTGCGACTCCGCCCACATCGGGTCGCGATAGCCCATCGAGTCGTGTATTCTTCCGTTTAACCGGGACGGATTGA
- a CDS encoding hypothetical protein (TriTrypDB/GeneDB-style sysID: LpmP.30.1870), whose product MPPLGPGCNAVESSSLNARAYWQPQATNSPSLRTGPSAGTAAASTVTTTATVYRSGSATVFERLAGESSIGISMIGKRVRQWAEGAGLMLHPSNSVWHALLTYSMAPLKYERLWRRTCAKGRYRLSLLTRPKVCNGTSSAAALREHDVAEERSHADPHQKATNPGQRGRARRHSIPSTTPGGLSAYRVQQEYMRWCQWQLWHFFEQGRSYLTSVWRVSPLLWRQRRHAARCCGGKESTTTSPASSVSLIFDGRYTVPSVASIDAAQEEHRTLEKRVKVLLRLLRRENGSSAPASTTRSCSRDNGSNGAATAAHGADDIAASDPDGEGEEDWEEENVYRSANQRRHRSEAVAVTQPFLDVHIDEATALMHLSLYINGDANGNGAEFVGSSVAGCIDNHRWVILKGLWARQVLVFCFYRGEGLPSTTKKQVDGHLKRQGGYDEQTEQDVSRCSHIVEGLVVKGVAFTKMHPGHTLATAQDTFACTRCGHKRRCHNVAYTSKQTGRIVCGVYYCVVCLTRTHHVCIPPMKDLQTVLLGGSEAGAVEGSRVHQLRGLSSVRSSASFSRSTNTTGSGLLPSAYAHWCSGSGSHAADAPQFAVEDAATAMREWTRAAAAAPRPAWLLGSKLNSDELFGRTRGLDCPPPRPRV is encoded by the coding sequence atgccgccgctAGGGCCTGGTTGTAATGCCGTCGAATCATCATCCCTGAACGCCAGGGCATACTGGCAACCGCAAGCGACAAACTCCCCATCGCTGCGCACCGGGCCCAGTGctggcactgcagcggccTCCACGGTGACTACAACAGCGACGGTCTAcagaagcggcagtgcaACTGTTTTTGAGCGTCTTGCCGGCGAGTCGAGCATCGGAATCTCGATGATTGGTAAGCGCGTGCGTCAGTGGGCCGAGGGCGCGGGGCTGATGTTGCACCCCTCCAACTCTGTGTGGCACGCGCTACTGACGTACTCGATGGCTCCCCTTAAGTACgagcggctgtggcggcgaACATGTGCCAAGGGACGCTACAGGTTGTCATTACTCACACGCCCCAAGGTCTGTAACGGCACTAGTTCTGCCGCCGCTTTGCGAGAGCACGACGTTGCGGAGGAGCGCTCGCACGCAGATCCGCATCAAAAAGCCACTAATCCTGGGCAGAGAGGCCGAGCGAGGCGGCACTCCATCCCATCGACTACACCTGGGGGTCTGAGCGCCTACCGTGTTCAGCAGGAGTACATGAGGTGGTGTCAATGGCAGTTGTGGCACTTTTTTGAGCAGGGCAGAAGTTACCTGACAAGTGTGTGGCGCGTGTCACCCCTCCTTtggcgccagcgacgccacGCCGCTCGCTGTTGTGGCGGCAAAGAGTCCACAACGACCTCTCCTGCATCGTCAGTGTCACTCATCTTCGATGGGCGCTACACGGTGCCGAGCGTGGCAAGTATCGACGCCGCTCAAGAGGAGCACAGGACACTGGAAAAGCGCGTGAAGGTCTTGCTGCGTCTTCTGCGGCGAGAAAACGGCTCCTCTGCGCCGGCGAGCACGACGCGCTCTTGCAGCCGCGACAACGGTAGCAAcggagcagcaacagccgccCACGGAGCGGATGACATTGCCGCCTCTGACCCggatggggaaggggaggaggactgggaagaggaaaacgtgTATCGCTCTGCGAACCAGAGACGCCACCGCAGTGAGGCTGTGGCGGTCACGCAGCCCTTCCTTGACGTACACATCGACGAGGCCACGGCCCTCATGCATCTGAGCCTGTACATCAACGGAGACGCCAACGGTAACGGTGCGGAGTtcgtcggcagcagcgtcgccgggTGCATAGACAACCACCGCTGGGTGATCCTGAAGGGCCTGTGGGCGCGGCAGGTGCTCGTTTTCTGTTTCTATCGAGGGGAGGGACTGCCGTCGACGACTAAAAAGCAAGTTGACGGACACCTCAAGAGGCAAGGCGGGTATGATGAGCAGACGGAGCAAGATGTGAGCCGTTGCAGCCACATCGTCGAAGGGCTGGTCGTCAAAGGTGTGGCATTCACCAAGATGCACCCGGGGCACACCTTAGCAACCGCTCAGGACACCTTTGCGTGCACTCGCTGCGGACACAAGCGTCGTTGTCATAATGTAGCGTACACCTCCAAGCAGACAGGTCGGATTGTCTGCGGCGTTTACTACTGCGTTGTGTGCCTCACTCGCACGCACCATGTCTGTATTCCACCCATGAAGGACCTGCAGACTGTTCTACTCGGGGGGAGCGAGGCGGGCGCGGTGGAGGGTAGTAGGGTCCACCAACTGCGGGGCCTATCTTCCGTTCGATCTAGCGCCTCATTCTCGCGGTCGACGAACACAACTGGGTCAGGTCTGCTTCCATCGGCCTACGCGCATTGGTGCAGCGGGAGCGGATCGCATGCCGCAGACGCGCCGCAGTTTGCGGTGGAGGACGCAGCCACTGCGATGCGCGAGTGGACccgtgcagcggctgcagcccCGCGTCCTGCGTGGCTCTTGGGGAGTAAGTTGAACAGCGATGAGCTCTTTGGTCGGACGCGCGGATTAGACTGCCCACCTCCGCGACCTCGCGtgtag